Genomic segment of Candidatus Nezhaarchaeota archaeon:
GTATTAGGAGCATCCCCTCCCCCCAGGGCTTAGCCTAGACGGCGCGGCTATTCACCGCTCCTCCTTCACCCTCTTAAGCCTCTCTTCAATCGATAGGGCGTGGAACTCGAAGCCTTCTAGCCTAGCTAGCTTCACCGCGGCCCTCCCAGCCAAGCTGAGCCCTCGAGGGAGGCAGGAGACGAAGCTGACTTCCTTAACGAAGTCTCTACACGAGAGCCCTGAGAAGGCCTTAGCGTAGCCCCCAGTAGGCAGTACGTGGCTTGGCCCAGCTACGTAGTCTCCTAGGGCGGCTGCCGAGTAGGGGCCTAGGAACACTGCCCCGGCGTTCCTCAGTAGGCGTAGCGCCTTTAGAGGGTCCTTAACTACTAGCTCTACGTGCTCAGGGGCTAGCTCGTTTATCAGCTCAACGGCCTGGACTACGTCCTCGACGACTATCGCTAGCCTACGCTCACTCGAGGCCTCGGAGGGAGGGCACCTCTTACCCACCTCCTTAGCCACCTCCTCAGCCAGCTTCCTAGAGGTCGTGACCAAGATGGCCATGGACCCAGGCCCGTGCTCTGCTTGAGCCAGTAGGTCTAGGGCAATTAGTAGCGGGTCTGCTTCGTCAGCCAAGACCACCACTTCGCTCGGGCCGGCGGGCAGGTCTATGGCTACGTCTAAGCTCACGGCTAGCTTGGCTGCAGTTACGTATACCCCCCCGGGCCCGACTATCTTCTCTACTTTAGGCACGCTCTGGGTGCCGTAGGCCATCGCCGCCACGGCCTGAGCCCCACCTACCTTAAACACCCTATCTGCACCTGCCTCTATAGCAGCGACGAGCGTTAGCGGAGGAGCCCTCCCGTCTTTAAGGGGGGGAGTGCACACGATAACCTCCCCCACCCCTGCTACCTTCGCCGGCACTATGGTCATGACCGCCGTGGAGGGGTAGCCAGCTCTCCCCTTAGGCACGTAGACCCCTACGCGCTTAAGCGGCTTAACTAAGCGGCCGGCCACTAGCCCCTCGGCTATCTTAATCGAGGAGCTGGTGGGCTTCATTGCCCTGTGGAACTCCTTAACGTTCTCTATGGCCACTCTAAGGGCTCTGAGCCCCTCCTCATCGATACTCCTGTAGGCCTCTTCGACTTCGCCCTTACCTACCTCTAGGCTCCACTCCTCAGCTTCTACGCCATCGAGCAGGCGTGAGTACTTCCTCAAGGCCTCGTCCCCCCGCTCCTTAACCTCGGCTATTATGCCGCGCACCTTCTCTATGGCCGAGGCGAGCTCCACGGAGCCCCTATTGACCAACCGCTCTAGGAGGCCAGGCTCTAGCTCTGACCGCTCCACCACCTTCAATTTAAGCGCCCCTGCTTACCTCAGCGGCCTCCTTAAAGCTTTGCCGCCCAGCCCCTTTACTTTTAAAAAGCTATCGTTTGACATAACTTATAGAAAAGCTTATAAAGGTGTCAAATAGAGGCCTAAGCCCGGTTTTACCACATTCGAGGTGTCCCCTTGAGTAAGGAGGTCAGGGAGAGGATAATGGTGAGCCCCCTGAACTTCCACCCTGAGGTCAGGGGGGTGATGAAGCTTCCACCCCACGTCATTATACACGACACTACGCTACGCGAGGGGGAGCAAACCCCCGGGGTAGTGTTTAGGCCGGAGGACAAGCTGTCCATTGCCCGCGCCCTCGACGCAGTCGGAGTCCAGCAGATTGAGGCCGGCTTCCCCGCAGCTTCTCAAGGTGAGCGCGAGGCCCTTAGGGCCATAGCTAAGGAGGGCCTCAAAGCCCAGGTCTTCGGCTTCGCCAGGGCGGTGAAGTCGGACATAGACGAAGTGATTAAGTGCGACGCCTACGGCCTCGTCCTCTCCTTCCCCCCCTCAGACCTCCACCTTAAGTACAAGCTCAGGATA
This window contains:
- the hisD gene encoding histidinol dehydrogenase, with product MVERSELEPGLLERLVNRGSVELASAIEKVRGIIAEVKERGDEALRKYSRLLDGVEAEEWSLEVGKGEVEEAYRSIDEEGLRALRVAIENVKEFHRAMKPTSSSIKIAEGLVAGRLVKPLKRVGVYVPKGRAGYPSTAVMTIVPAKVAGVGEVIVCTPPLKDGRAPPLTLVAAIEAGADRVFKVGGAQAVAAMAYGTQSVPKVEKIVGPGGVYVTAAKLAVSLDVAIDLPAGPSEVVVLADEADPLLIALDLLAQAEHGPGSMAILVTTSRKLAEEVAKEVGKRCPPSEASSERRLAIVVEDVVQAVELINELAPEHVELVVKDPLKALRLLRNAGAVFLGPYSAAALGDYVAGPSHVLPTGGYAKAFSGLSCRDFVKEVSFVSCLPRGLSLAGRAAVKLARLEGFEFHALSIEERLKRVKEER